Proteins from one Macadamia integrifolia cultivar HAES 741 unplaced genomic scaffold, SCU_Mint_v3 scaffold2464, whole genome shotgun sequence genomic window:
- the LOC122066561 gene encoding uncharacterized protein LOC122066561 isoform X7 translates to MMRRRERTLRELYGVTDLLTQPEITPVLKGSCRIQGPVDEADLDIQTNTVSYQTEKRFGRHFLSENIRMKVESGTCNVCSAPCSSCMHFNRAVSFMASKTEDEFSDETCRGKAASRCSFNDAGILPSFKSRSCNDQQPTASETSNLLSASSSHDSFSENAESKMALRTFDASEDFEMLPKYPSDGMNGQDQPISKTVSGQRTIISADSHTASNLDQGTFSNQYQEHKGFDCNGDNVSCVSGANDADVPNGHHIVDMDRKNVSCSSASVCSFHPGGGEKKVDVHTAGGLNDFPSEMEESHSNSRRPDTKDLEDNSCSHLRGEPSESLTEHAESSLDRVVMSGDITGQETTAFNSADVHSKLEKSKPSLVRSASSASVKVHPCLEAEGATDCGDPETEAVKCSEQNGQDEKSRASHQVADTHGPSAQSQPLDESDGSDILEDDVKVCDICGDAGREEMLAFCSRCSDGAEHIYCMRMRLDKVPEGDWLCEECKLKEDAEIAEQDKLETASGTSKSSCLNGKDHSGVTGAVTSKLLPKLDVTTGAVSSKLLPKLDVKEAKLDVKETDAEGTKISSSHLLPAKRQSDNNEIASAAKRQALEISVGSPTASSPGRKSVLSRESSFKNLDKGKIKPSQLIPLSGNHTANNSQDTADSPTTSSQKSSRIQSRLQLPQGALLKSKSFSTSSAKPKVKLMQDDVPPKQKLAEVAANDSKKDGIVKTLSKSMSFKTTLTGRSNATEAKVKMLPSNFNRTEDMRGIKQAKEHNLVERRSSFKLDRPLGCSPTALSSVHNAKADKKTPSRAETMPSHSSASNYRDSKAVQPDGKLNASMKTLSLHGNRGAESPHALAGSSEGKKQTSSSSSVLGAPSFNGRGTSVELKPRQVIPKEEPLSCSTWNGDKSGSKPDAIMQDGLHLSRESTNQEVRARELPVSRSKPVGGQKVRCNKCKEIGHTAQFCPLGSPRVSVLEASPRSSRELMSRSNKLKEAVEAAVLKKPGLYKKNKLHDQSDELSMSSADLSSKAVPRDQLSTSSCLRNLNSGEGKHDGPEIMGSPSADSSKTTSANDVKQHLVPPKEELHISKAAALDAATTSVGNKMMPFIRESHGLASAGVAPSQFSAIPEHDYIWHGGFEVQRSGMLSEICDGIQAHLSTRASPKVIEVVNKFPSEVQMEEVPRLSTWPVQFQEHPATEDNIALYFFAKDLESYERSYKSLLNNMIKNDLALKGNLDGIELLVFPSSQLAEKSQRWNMLFFLWGVFKGKRVSCLKRLPGCEKKLSQASSDVVPVDQDSSDHIMPISQINCLSGQMDEFLSSHNRSSGAQEAKSTLSLELPFSGVDLNCEAKVCSPEQESLVLKKDYDEHDSGLSTTPMSRVQSEVQFTEVKRNGSLLVEQIDLERKPEVEVEPVQLNRQNGSFKKCKMVPTGPNKWDSSIDGQDTLSPSKTLPINTPLAQGVGARNMGNEKIQDGINNCSGDQVRVQNEVKYVGIVDLETACEEKTLRDPVEKEGNSWESINRKRPYSDYAQMVSPASGEISTARNLAIPWEKNTDCIVVGEDSDNKKMKQCSREPFVGSNSKDQSSSGDSFASHMHGLNPNLPVKEQRCGGAYEEVVMMPENLIATEKHFFPMNFGPVPDEGRLGSEVPNLELALGRPKQGRLALFGQTICEKNNDRLLEPLTKKKEDDENGDTAASLALSLAFPVSEKDQIVRPVSRTEQLLPERHQLNTSWLLFGSFPDT, encoded by the exons ATGATGAGACGCAGGGAACGGACCCTGAGAGAGCTTTACGGTGTCACTGATTTGCTTACGCAACCGGAG ATCACGCCAGTCCTAAAAGGGAGTTGCCGCATACAAGGACCTGTGGATGAAGCGGACCTTGACATTCAGACGAATACG GTATCATATCAAACTGAGAAAAGATTTGGTAGGCATTTTCTGAGTGAGAACATACGAATGAAGGTTGAATCTGGGACATGTAATGTGTGCTCAGCGCCCTGCTCATCATGTATGCATTTTAACCGAGCTGTCTCCTTCATGGCATCAAAAACTGAGGATGAGTTTTCAGATGAAACATGTCGAGGAAAGGCAGCTAGTCGTTGTTCTTTTAATGATGCCGGTATTCTACCTTCTTTTAAGAGCAGATCATGCAATGACCAGCAACCTACAGCCAGTGAAACTAGTAACTTGCTCTCTGCCAGTTCAAGTCATGATTCATTTTCTGAAAATGCTGAAAGTAAAATGGCTTTGAGAACATTTGATGCATCTGAAGATTTTGAGATGCTTCCAAAATACCCGTCAGATGGAATGAATGGTCAAGATCAGCCTATTTCCAAAACTGTTTCTGGTCAGAGAACTATAATTTCAGCTGACAGTCATACTGCATCTAATTTAGATCAGGGAACTTTCTCAAATCAGTATCAGGAGCACAAAGGTTTCGACTGCAATGGCGATAATGTTTCATGTGTTAGTGGAGCTAATGATGCAGATGTGCCAAATGGTCATCACATTGTGGACATGGACAGAAAGAATGTATCATGTAGTTCAGCTTCAGTTTGTAGCTTTCATCCGGGAGGTGGAGAAAAGAAGGTTGATGTTCACACTGCAGGTGGTCTCAATGATTTTCCTAGTGAAATGGAAGAGAGCCACAGTAACTCTAGGAGACCAG ATACCAAGGATCTAGAAGATAACTCCTGTTCACACCTCCGAGGAGAACCTTCTGAGTCTTTGACGGAACATGCAGAGTCGTCATTGGATAGAGTGGTAATGAGTGGTGATATTACTGGCCAGGAAACAACTGCATTTAACTCTGCTGACGTTCATTCGAAATTGGAAAAGAGCAAACCTAGCCTTGTCAGAAGTGCTTCTTCAGCTTCAGTGAAGGTCCATCCATGCTTGGAAGCCGAGGGTGCTACTGATTGTGGGGATCCAGAAACTGAAGCTGTGAAATGCTCAGAACAAAATGGGCAAGATGAGAAGTCCCGTGCCTCACATCAGGTAGCTGATACACATGGCCCATCAGCTCAGTCTCAGCCCCTTGATGAGAGTGATGGATCTGATATTTTGGAGGATGAT GTAAAAGTCTGTGATATCTGTGGGGATGCAGGTCGTGAGGAAATGCTTGCTTTTTGTAGTAGGTGCAGTGATGGGGCGGAACACAT TTATTGCATGCGGATGAGGCTGGATAAAGTTCCAGAAGGTGATTGGCTATGTGAAGAATGCAAGCTCAAAGAGGACGCTGAAATAGCAGAACAGGATAAGTTGGAAACAGCATCTGGTACCTCAAAATCGTCATGCTTGAATGGAAAAGATCACTCTGGAGTTACAGGTGCAGTCACCTCTAAGCTTCTTCCAAAATTAGATGTCACTACAGGTGCAGTCAGTTCTAAGCTTCTTCCAAAATTGGATGTCAAAGAAGCAAAGTTGGATGTCAAAGAAACAGATGCTGAGGGAACCAAAATTAGCTCAAGTCACCTTCTGCCTGCTAAGCGTCAATCAGACAATAATGAAATTGCTTCAGCTGCAAAAAGGCAGGCTCTTGAAATAAGTGTTGGATCACCAACAGCCTCCAGCCCTGGAAGAAAATCTGTTCTGTCTCGAGAGAGTTCATTCAAGAATTTGGATAAAGGAAAGATTAAGCCATCCCAGCTAATCCCTTTGTCTGGTAACCATACTGCTAATAATTCTCAGGATACTGCGGACTCTCCTACAACATCCAGTCAGAAATCTTCAAGGATCCAATCAAGACTTCAGTTGCCTCAGG GAGCTCTGTTAAAGTCAAAATCATTCAGCACTTCAAGTGCAAAACCAAAAGTAAAGTTGATGCAGGATGATGTCCCTCCAAAGCAAAAACTGGCCGAGGTTGCTGCAAATGACTCAAAAAAGGATGGAATTGTCAAAACACTGAGCAAATCTATGTCCTTCAAGACTACTTTAACCGGCCGCTCAAATGCAACTGAAGCAAAAGTCAAAATGCTTCCTTCCAATTTCAACCGAACCGAGGATATGAGAGGAATTAAACAAGCAAAAGAACATAATTTGGTTGAAAGGAGGAGTTCATTTAAGTTGGATCGCCCTCTTGGCTGTTCACCAACTGCTCTTTCCAGTGTGCATAATGCAAAGGCTGATAAAAAGACTCCATCTCGTGCTGAAACTATGCCATCGCATTCCTCTGCCAGCAACTACCGTGATTCAAAGGCTGTTCAACCTGATGGAAAGTTGAATGCTTCCATGAAAACATTGAGTCTTCATGGAAATAGAGGAGCAGAGTCTCCACATGCTTTGG CTGGATCTAGTGAAGGCAAGAAGCAGACCTCATCTTCATCCAGTGTGCTTGGTGCTCCATCTTTTAATGGAAGGGGAACTTCTGTTGAACTAAAGCCAAGACAAGTTATCCCCAAGGAAGAACCTTTGTCATGTTCTACCTGGAATGGTGATAAATCTGGCAGCAAACCTGATGCAATTATGCAAGATGGCTTGCATCTATCTCGGGAGTCTACAAACCAGGAAGTAAGAGCTAGGGAGCTTCCTGTCAGTCGCTCAAAGCCAGTTGGTGGTCAAAAAGTACGGTGTAACAAATGTAAAGAAATAGGCCACACAGCACAGTTTTGCCCCCTTGGCAGCCCTCGGGTTTCTGTTCTGGAAGCTTCTCCAAGAAGTTCAAGGGAGCTGATGAGTAGAAGTAATAAACTGAAAGAGGCTGTTGAAGCTGCTGTATTGAAAAAACCTGGATTATACAAAAAGAACAAATTGCATGATCAATCTGATGAGTTATCCATGTCAAGTGCTGACTTGAGCAGCAAAGCAGTTCCTAGAGACCAGTTATCTACTTCAAGCTGCTTGAGGAATTTGAACTCTGGAGAAGGTAAACATGATGGGCCAGAGATTATGGGGAGCCCTTCTGCTGACTCAAGTAAAACCACTAGCGCCAATGATGTGAAGCAGCATTTAGTACCCCCAAAGGAGGAATTACACATTTCCAAAGCAGCAGCTCTGGATGCTGCCACTACTTCGGTTGGGAATAAAATGATGCCCTTCATTAGAGAGTCACATGGTCTAGCTTCTGCAGGGGTTGCTCCATCACAGTTTTCAGCTATTCCAGAGCACGATTACATATGGCA TGGTGGTTTTGAGGTGCAGAGGAGTGGGATGCTTTCGGAAATCTGTGATGGGATTCAAGCACATTTATCAACTCGAGCATCTCCCAAAGTTATTGAGGTAGTGAACAAGTTTCCTTCTGAAGTCCAGATGGAAGAGGTACCTCGTCTGAGTACATGGCCAGTACAATTTCAGGAACACCCTGCCACAGAGGATAACATTGCTCTTTACTTCTTTGCCAAAGATCTTGAGAG CTATGAGAGGAGCTACAAGAGCTTGCTGAATAATATGATTAAGAATGATCTAGCTCTCAAAGGAAACTTGGATGGCATTGAACTTCTGGTTTTCCCTTCAAGCCAGCTAGCAGAGAAATCCCAAC GTTGGAACATGTTATTTTTCTTATGGGGTGTTTTTAAGGGAAAGAGGGTCAGTTGCCTGAAGCGCTTACCTGGCTGTGAAAAGAAGCTTTCTCAAGCCAGTTCAGATGTCGTTCCTGTAGATCAAGATTCATCAGATCATATCATGCCTATATCTCAGATAAATTGTTTGTCTGGTCAAATGGATGAGTTTTTATCCTCACACAACCGATCATCTGGTGCACAAGAAGCCAAATCCACTCTCTCTTTGGAATTACCATTTTCTGGAGTGGATTTGAACTGTGAGGCGAAAGTATGTTCTCCTGAGCAGGAGTCTTTagttttgaagaaagattatgaTGAGCACGACAGTGGTCTCAGCACCACTCCAATGTCAAGGGTTCAAAGTGAAGTCCAATTCACTGAAGTGAAAAGAAATGGCTCGCTACTG GTAGAGCAAATAGATCTAGAAAGAAAACCAGAGGTAGAGGTTGAACCAGTACAATTAAATAGACAGAATGGCTCCttcaaaaaatgtaaaatggTGCCTACAGGCCCTAACAAGTGGGATAGTTCAATTGATGGACAAGATACTCTCTCTCCATCAAAGACGCTTCCCATCAATACACCTTTGGCTCAAGGTGTTGGTGCCAGGAACATGGGCAATGAGAAAATCCAGGATGGAATAAATAATTGCAGTGGAGATCAAGTGCGAGTTCAGAATGAAGTGAAGTATGTGGGAATAGTGGACTTGGAAACTGCTTGCGAGGAAAAGACACTGAGGGACCCAGTGGAGAAGGAAGGCAATAGTTGGGAGTCCATTAACAGGAAACGGCCTTATTCAGACTATGCACAGATGGTCTCACCAGCTTCTGGTGAAATCTCAACTGCCAGAAATCTAGCAATTCCATGGGAAAAAAATACGGATTGTATAGTGGTTGGTGAAGACAGTGATAATAAGAAGATGAAGCAGTGTTCCAGAGAACCATTTGTTGGTAGCAATTCTAAGGATCAAAGTTCTTCAGGTGATAGTTTTGCATCCCATATGCATGGGTTAAATCCCAATTTACCTGTCAAGGAGCAGAGATGCGGTGGAGCCTATGAGGAGGTTGTGATGATGCCTGAGAACCTAATAGCTACcgaaaaacatttttttcccaTGAATTTTGGTCCTGTACCAGACGAGGGTCGACTTGGGTCAGAAGTCCCTAATCTTGAGCTTGCTTTAGGGCGGCCAAAACAGGGAAGACTGGCTCTGTTTGGGCAGACAATCTGTGAGAAAAATAATGACAGGCTTCTAGAACCActgacaaaaaagaaagaagatgacgaaAATGGGGACACTGCAGCTTCTCTTGCACTTTCTCTTGCTTTCCCCGTCTCTGAAAAGGATCAGATTGTGAGACCTGTTTCTAGGACAGAACAGCTTTTGCCTGAAAGGCACCAACTGAACACTTCGTGGCTTCTCTTTGGTAGCTTTCCTGATACTTAG
- the LOC122066561 gene encoding uncharacterized protein LOC122066561 isoform X2 has protein sequence MVRIPLTIQISEVVGDDGGASILITPVLKGSCRIQGPVDEADLDIQTNTVSYQTEKRFGRHFLSENIRMKVESGTCNVCSAPCSSCMHFNRAVSFMASKTEDEFSDETCRGKAASRCSFNDAGILPSFKSRSCNDQQPTASETSNLLSASSSHDSFSENAESKMALRTFDASEDFEMLPKYPSDGMNGQDQPISKTVSGQRTIISADSHTASNLDQGTFSNQYQEHKGFDCNGDNVSCVSGANDADVPNGHHIVDMDRKNVSCSSASVCSFHPGGGEKKVDVHTAGGLNDFPSEMEESHSNSRRPGILFKELQKNSPVIAATLVFPNKTDSSEFPSSKDVCASNCSPKLQTPYSPSHGGKAVFCNADTKDLEDNSCSHLRGEPSESLTEHAESSLDRVVMSGDITGQETTAFNSADVHSKLEKSKPSLVRSASSASVKVHPCLEAEGATDCGDPETEAVKCSEQNGQDEKSRASHQVADTHGPSAQSQPLDESDGSDILEDDVKVCDICGDAGREEMLAFCSRCSDGAEHIYCMRMRLDKVPEGDWLCEECKLKEDAEIAEQDKLETASGTSKSSCLNGKDHSGVTGAVTSKLLPKLDVTTGAVSSKLLPKLDVKEAKLDVKETDAEGTKISSSHLLPAKRQSDNNEIASAAKRQALEISVGSPTASSPGRKSVLSRESSFKNLDKGKIKPSQLIPLSGNHTANNSQDTADSPTTSSQKSSRIQSRLQLPQGALLKSKSFSTSSAKPKVKLMQDDVPPKQKLAEVAANDSKKDGIVKTLSKSMSFKTTLTGRSNATEAKVKMLPSNFNRTEDMRGIKQAKEHNLVERRSSFKLDRPLGCSPTALSSVHNAKADKKTPSRAETMPSHSSASNYRDSKAVQPDGKLNASMKTLSLHGNRGAESPHALAGSSEGKKQTSSSSSVLGAPSFNGRGTSVELKPRQVIPKEEPLSCSTWNGDKSGSKPDAIMQDGLHLSRESTNQEVRARELPVSRSKPVGGQKVRCNKCKEIGHTAQFCPLGSPRVSVLEASPRSSRELMSRSNKLKEAVEAAVLKKPGLYKKNKLHDQSDELSMSSADLSSKAVPRDQLSTSSCLRNLNSGEGKHDGPEIMGSPSADSSKTTSANDVKQHLVPPKEELHISKAAALDAATTSVGNKMMPFIRESHGLASAGVAPSQFSAIPEHDYIWHGGFEVQRSGMLSEICDGIQAHLSTRASPKVIEVVNKFPSEVQMEEVPRLSTWPVQFQEHPATEDNIALYFFAKDLESYERSYKSLLNNMIKNDLALKGNLDGIELLVFPSSQLAEKSQRWNMLFFLWGVFKGKRVSCLKRLPGCEKKLSQASSDVVPVDQDSSDHIMPISQINCLSGQMDEFLSSHNRSSGAQEAKSTLSLELPFSGVDLNCEAKVCSPEQESLVLKKDYDEHDSGLSTTPMSRVQSEVQFTEVKRNGSLLVEQIDLERKPEVEVEPVQLNRQNGSFKKCKMVPTGPNKWDSSIDGQDTLSPSKTLPINTPLAQGVGARNMGNEKIQDGINNCSGDQVRVQNEVKYVGIVDLETACEEKTLRDPVEKEGNSWESINRKRPYSDYAQMVSPASGEISTARNLAIPWEKNTDCIVVGEDSDNKKMKQCSREPFVGSNSKDQSSSGDSFASHMHGLNPNLPVKEQRCGGAYEEVVMMPENLIATEKHFFPMNFGPVPDEGRLGSEVPNLELALGRPKQGRLALFGQTICEKNNDRLLEPLTKKKEDDENGDTAASLALSLAFPVSEKDQIVRPVSRTEQLLPERHQLNTSWLLFGSFPDT, from the exons ATGGTTCGAATTCCTTTGACGATACAGATATCAGAAGTTGTTGGTGACGATGGTGGAGCTTCGATTCTG ATCACGCCAGTCCTAAAAGGGAGTTGCCGCATACAAGGACCTGTGGATGAAGCGGACCTTGACATTCAGACGAATACG GTATCATATCAAACTGAGAAAAGATTTGGTAGGCATTTTCTGAGTGAGAACATACGAATGAAGGTTGAATCTGGGACATGTAATGTGTGCTCAGCGCCCTGCTCATCATGTATGCATTTTAACCGAGCTGTCTCCTTCATGGCATCAAAAACTGAGGATGAGTTTTCAGATGAAACATGTCGAGGAAAGGCAGCTAGTCGTTGTTCTTTTAATGATGCCGGTATTCTACCTTCTTTTAAGAGCAGATCATGCAATGACCAGCAACCTACAGCCAGTGAAACTAGTAACTTGCTCTCTGCCAGTTCAAGTCATGATTCATTTTCTGAAAATGCTGAAAGTAAAATGGCTTTGAGAACATTTGATGCATCTGAAGATTTTGAGATGCTTCCAAAATACCCGTCAGATGGAATGAATGGTCAAGATCAGCCTATTTCCAAAACTGTTTCTGGTCAGAGAACTATAATTTCAGCTGACAGTCATACTGCATCTAATTTAGATCAGGGAACTTTCTCAAATCAGTATCAGGAGCACAAAGGTTTCGACTGCAATGGCGATAATGTTTCATGTGTTAGTGGAGCTAATGATGCAGATGTGCCAAATGGTCATCACATTGTGGACATGGACAGAAAGAATGTATCATGTAGTTCAGCTTCAGTTTGTAGCTTTCATCCGGGAGGTGGAGAAAAGAAGGTTGATGTTCACACTGCAGGTGGTCTCAATGATTTTCCTAGTGAAATGGAAGAGAGCCACAGTAACTCTAGGAGACCAGGTATACTCTTCAAAGAATTACAAAAGAACAGTCCTGTCATTGCAGCTACTCTGGTTTTTCCTAATAAAACAGATTCATCAGAGTTTCCTTCCTCAAAAGATGTCTGCGCTAGCAATTGTTCACCAAAACTACAGACTCCATATTCTCCTTCTCATGGTGGTAAGGCAGTCTTTTGTAATGCAGATACCAAGGATCTAGAAGATAACTCCTGTTCACACCTCCGAGGAGAACCTTCTGAGTCTTTGACGGAACATGCAGAGTCGTCATTGGATAGAGTGGTAATGAGTGGTGATATTACTGGCCAGGAAACAACTGCATTTAACTCTGCTGACGTTCATTCGAAATTGGAAAAGAGCAAACCTAGCCTTGTCAGAAGTGCTTCTTCAGCTTCAGTGAAGGTCCATCCATGCTTGGAAGCCGAGGGTGCTACTGATTGTGGGGATCCAGAAACTGAAGCTGTGAAATGCTCAGAACAAAATGGGCAAGATGAGAAGTCCCGTGCCTCACATCAGGTAGCTGATACACATGGCCCATCAGCTCAGTCTCAGCCCCTTGATGAGAGTGATGGATCTGATATTTTGGAGGATGAT GTAAAAGTCTGTGATATCTGTGGGGATGCAGGTCGTGAGGAAATGCTTGCTTTTTGTAGTAGGTGCAGTGATGGGGCGGAACACAT TTATTGCATGCGGATGAGGCTGGATAAAGTTCCAGAAGGTGATTGGCTATGTGAAGAATGCAAGCTCAAAGAGGACGCTGAAATAGCAGAACAGGATAAGTTGGAAACAGCATCTGGTACCTCAAAATCGTCATGCTTGAATGGAAAAGATCACTCTGGAGTTACAGGTGCAGTCACCTCTAAGCTTCTTCCAAAATTAGATGTCACTACAGGTGCAGTCAGTTCTAAGCTTCTTCCAAAATTGGATGTCAAAGAAGCAAAGTTGGATGTCAAAGAAACAGATGCTGAGGGAACCAAAATTAGCTCAAGTCACCTTCTGCCTGCTAAGCGTCAATCAGACAATAATGAAATTGCTTCAGCTGCAAAAAGGCAGGCTCTTGAAATAAGTGTTGGATCACCAACAGCCTCCAGCCCTGGAAGAAAATCTGTTCTGTCTCGAGAGAGTTCATTCAAGAATTTGGATAAAGGAAAGATTAAGCCATCCCAGCTAATCCCTTTGTCTGGTAACCATACTGCTAATAATTCTCAGGATACTGCGGACTCTCCTACAACATCCAGTCAGAAATCTTCAAGGATCCAATCAAGACTTCAGTTGCCTCAGG GAGCTCTGTTAAAGTCAAAATCATTCAGCACTTCAAGTGCAAAACCAAAAGTAAAGTTGATGCAGGATGATGTCCCTCCAAAGCAAAAACTGGCCGAGGTTGCTGCAAATGACTCAAAAAAGGATGGAATTGTCAAAACACTGAGCAAATCTATGTCCTTCAAGACTACTTTAACCGGCCGCTCAAATGCAACTGAAGCAAAAGTCAAAATGCTTCCTTCCAATTTCAACCGAACCGAGGATATGAGAGGAATTAAACAAGCAAAAGAACATAATTTGGTTGAAAGGAGGAGTTCATTTAAGTTGGATCGCCCTCTTGGCTGTTCACCAACTGCTCTTTCCAGTGTGCATAATGCAAAGGCTGATAAAAAGACTCCATCTCGTGCTGAAACTATGCCATCGCATTCCTCTGCCAGCAACTACCGTGATTCAAAGGCTGTTCAACCTGATGGAAAGTTGAATGCTTCCATGAAAACATTGAGTCTTCATGGAAATAGAGGAGCAGAGTCTCCACATGCTTTGG CTGGATCTAGTGAAGGCAAGAAGCAGACCTCATCTTCATCCAGTGTGCTTGGTGCTCCATCTTTTAATGGAAGGGGAACTTCTGTTGAACTAAAGCCAAGACAAGTTATCCCCAAGGAAGAACCTTTGTCATGTTCTACCTGGAATGGTGATAAATCTGGCAGCAAACCTGATGCAATTATGCAAGATGGCTTGCATCTATCTCGGGAGTCTACAAACCAGGAAGTAAGAGCTAGGGAGCTTCCTGTCAGTCGCTCAAAGCCAGTTGGTGGTCAAAAAGTACGGTGTAACAAATGTAAAGAAATAGGCCACACAGCACAGTTTTGCCCCCTTGGCAGCCCTCGGGTTTCTGTTCTGGAAGCTTCTCCAAGAAGTTCAAGGGAGCTGATGAGTAGAAGTAATAAACTGAAAGAGGCTGTTGAAGCTGCTGTATTGAAAAAACCTGGATTATACAAAAAGAACAAATTGCATGATCAATCTGATGAGTTATCCATGTCAAGTGCTGACTTGAGCAGCAAAGCAGTTCCTAGAGACCAGTTATCTACTTCAAGCTGCTTGAGGAATTTGAACTCTGGAGAAGGTAAACATGATGGGCCAGAGATTATGGGGAGCCCTTCTGCTGACTCAAGTAAAACCACTAGCGCCAATGATGTGAAGCAGCATTTAGTACCCCCAAAGGAGGAATTACACATTTCCAAAGCAGCAGCTCTGGATGCTGCCACTACTTCGGTTGGGAATAAAATGATGCCCTTCATTAGAGAGTCACATGGTCTAGCTTCTGCAGGGGTTGCTCCATCACAGTTTTCAGCTATTCCAGAGCACGATTACATATGGCA TGGTGGTTTTGAGGTGCAGAGGAGTGGGATGCTTTCGGAAATCTGTGATGGGATTCAAGCACATTTATCAACTCGAGCATCTCCCAAAGTTATTGAGGTAGTGAACAAGTTTCCTTCTGAAGTCCAGATGGAAGAGGTACCTCGTCTGAGTACATGGCCAGTACAATTTCAGGAACACCCTGCCACAGAGGATAACATTGCTCTTTACTTCTTTGCCAAAGATCTTGAGAG CTATGAGAGGAGCTACAAGAGCTTGCTGAATAATATGATTAAGAATGATCTAGCTCTCAAAGGAAACTTGGATGGCATTGAACTTCTGGTTTTCCCTTCAAGCCAGCTAGCAGAGAAATCCCAAC GTTGGAACATGTTATTTTTCTTATGGGGTGTTTTTAAGGGAAAGAGGGTCAGTTGCCTGAAGCGCTTACCTGGCTGTGAAAAGAAGCTTTCTCAAGCCAGTTCAGATGTCGTTCCTGTAGATCAAGATTCATCAGATCATATCATGCCTATATCTCAGATAAATTGTTTGTCTGGTCAAATGGATGAGTTTTTATCCTCACACAACCGATCATCTGGTGCACAAGAAGCCAAATCCACTCTCTCTTTGGAATTACCATTTTCTGGAGTGGATTTGAACTGTGAGGCGAAAGTATGTTCTCCTGAGCAGGAGTCTTTagttttgaagaaagattatgaTGAGCACGACAGTGGTCTCAGCACCACTCCAATGTCAAGGGTTCAAAGTGAAGTCCAATTCACTGAAGTGAAAAGAAATGGCTCGCTACTG GTAGAGCAAATAGATCTAGAAAGAAAACCAGAGGTAGAGGTTGAACCAGTACAATTAAATAGACAGAATGGCTCCttcaaaaaatgtaaaatggTGCCTACAGGCCCTAACAAGTGGGATAGTTCAATTGATGGACAAGATACTCTCTCTCCATCAAAGACGCTTCCCATCAATACACCTTTGGCTCAAGGTGTTGGTGCCAGGAACATGGGCAATGAGAAAATCCAGGATGGAATAAATAATTGCAGTGGAGATCAAGTGCGAGTTCAGAATGAAGTGAAGTATGTGGGAATAGTGGACTTGGAAACTGCTTGCGAGGAAAAGACACTGAGGGACCCAGTGGAGAAGGAAGGCAATAGTTGGGAGTCCATTAACAGGAAACGGCCTTATTCAGACTATGCACAGATGGTCTCACCAGCTTCTGGTGAAATCTCAACTGCCAGAAATCTAGCAATTCCATGGGAAAAAAATACGGATTGTATAGTGGTTGGTGAAGACAGTGATAATAAGAAGATGAAGCAGTGTTCCAGAGAACCATTTGTTGGTAGCAATTCTAAGGATCAAAGTTCTTCAGGTGATAGTTTTGCATCCCATATGCATGGGTTAAATCCCAATTTACCTGTCAAGGAGCAGAGATGCGGTGGAGCCTATGAGGAGGTTGTGATGATGCCTGAGAACCTAATAGCTACcgaaaaacatttttttcccaTGAATTTTGGTCCTGTACCAGACGAGGGTCGACTTGGGTCAGAAGTCCCTAATCTTGAGCTTGCTTTAGGGCGGCCAAAACAGGGAAGACTGGCTCTGTTTGGGCAGACAATCTGTGAGAAAAATAATGACAGGCTTCTAGAACCActgacaaaaaagaaagaagatgacgaaAATGGGGACACTGCAGCTTCTCTTGCACTTTCTCTTGCTTTCCCCGTCTCTGAAAAGGATCAGATTGTGAGACCTGTTTCTAGGACAGAACAGCTTTTGCCTGAAAGGCACCAACTGAACACTTCGTGGCTTCTCTTTGGTAGCTTTCCTGATACTTAG